One stretch of Pseudoramibacter sp. DNA includes these proteins:
- a CDS encoding Crp/Fnr family transcriptional regulator, producing the protein MISPALIKSPLFRGLSAEKIQALLENTPHFIQHYDKGDVIFLQMDTADRIGIVLEGQVQAEKTFPNGSMVNVTARGPGNLVGPGAAFSKSQRYPCDVIAAEPAAVMIMHKEDLLALMQKDRHILQNFITELSTATYTLQQRIELFSYSGICQKAAFWLLLRRRQTGKNTIPIPESVTNWALLMNVSRPSLYRELKKMEKRGFIRYSPKQITILDAEGLQDMLSAS; encoded by the coding sequence ATGATATCCCCAGCTTTAATAAAAAGTCCTCTTTTCCGCGGCCTGTCTGCCGAAAAAATTCAGGCATTGCTGGAAAACACGCCGCACTTTATCCAGCATTACGATAAAGGCGATGTGATTTTTCTCCAGATGGACACCGCCGACCGCATCGGCATTGTCCTCGAAGGCCAGGTCCAGGCTGAAAAGACCTTCCCCAACGGCAGCATGGTCAACGTGACGGCCCGGGGGCCCGGCAATCTCGTCGGGCCAGGTGCTGCCTTTTCAAAAAGCCAGCGCTATCCCTGCGACGTCATCGCCGCAGAACCGGCAGCGGTCATGATAATGCACAAAGAAGATCTGCTGGCCCTCATGCAGAAAGACCGGCACATCCTTCAAAATTTCATCACCGAGCTTTCCACCGCGACCTACACCCTGCAGCAGCGCATCGAACTTTTCTCCTACAGCGGCATCTGTCAGAAAGCCGCCTTTTGGCTCCTGCTTCGCCGCCGCCAGACCGGGAAAAACACCATCCCCATCCCCGAGTCCGTCACCAACTGGGCCCTGTTGATGAACGTCTCCCGGCCTTCCCTCTACCGGGAACTCAAAAAAATGGAAAAACGTGGCTTCATCCGCTATTCGCCGAAACAGATCACAATTCTCGACGCTGAAGGGCTGCAGGATATGCTCAGCGCGTCCTGA
- a CDS encoding MarR family winged helix-turn-helix transcriptional regulator, with amino-acid sequence MRLTREDSAIVIGLHKMVNDMDRRTKQICKRYELTLGQFAVLEALNSKGDLTVGQVKDLVLSTDGTIPVITGNLEKLGYITRTQDAKDKRRFILSLTDQGREIITQVYPENNKMLAEMLSVLNKEEKKQIIKMIAKYRKHMKEKADVRRNL; translated from the coding sequence ATGAGACTCACAAGAGAGGATTCAGCAATCGTGATTGGCCTGCACAAAATGGTCAATGATATGGACAGACGGACCAAACAGATCTGCAAAAGATATGAACTTACACTTGGACAGTTCGCTGTGCTGGAAGCATTGAACAGTAAAGGTGATCTGACAGTCGGCCAAGTGAAGGACCTGGTTTTGAGTACGGATGGAACCATTCCGGTCATCACGGGCAATCTGGAAAAACTAGGCTATATCACAAGAACACAAGATGCAAAGGATAAACGCAGGTTTATTCTTTCCCTTACAGACCAGGGAAGAGAAATAATCACTCAGGTGTATCCGGAGAATAATAAAATGCTTGCCGAGATGCTCTCGGTTCTGAACAAAGAAGAGAAGAAGCAGATCATCAAGATGATTGCAAAATACAGAAAACATATGAAAGAGAAGGCAGATGTAAGAAGAAACCTTTGA
- a CDS encoding pirin family protein — MNKQVVYQTKGQRAVDGAGVRLVRVLGNQTTDIYDPFLMLDAFDSTNPRDYEAGFPMHPHRGIETISFISKGQMIHRDHLGTEAAVYSGEAQWLTAGSGAQHEEMPGGERLLGTQLWLNIPGKDKMKADPAYHSISNDEIQEFPLEGGKLRLVTGQYKDAKGWQGKYIPVDFYDIHLEPNAKVEIPAREGWSSFLFTLLGDVTIEGEYVSEKTAAKLGDGDKVVLKAGEKGGEFLFYSAPRLNEPVAWYGPIVMNTRDELIQAFDELEAGTFIKKTADYDNA, encoded by the coding sequence ATGAATAAACAAGTCGTATATCAGACAAAGGGACAGAGAGCAGTTGACGGTGCAGGCGTACGTCTTGTACGTGTACTTGGGAATCAGACAACAGATATTTATGATCCGTTCCTGATGCTCGATGCATTTGACTCAACAAATCCGAGAGACTACGAGGCGGGTTTTCCGATGCATCCGCATCGTGGTATTGAGACAATCAGTTTTATCAGCAAAGGACAGATGATCCACAGAGATCACCTTGGCACAGAAGCTGCTGTATATAGTGGCGAAGCGCAATGGCTGACAGCTGGTTCCGGTGCACAGCATGAGGAGATGCCAGGCGGCGAGAGACTTCTCGGAACACAGCTCTGGCTGAACATTCCGGGAAAAGATAAGATGAAAGCAGATCCAGCTTACCACAGTATCTCCAATGATGAGATCCAGGAGTTCCCCCTCGAAGGCGGCAAACTTCGTTTGGTGACAGGTCAATACAAAGATGCGAAAGGATGGCAGGGTAAATACATTCCGGTTGACTTCTACGATATCCATCTTGAGCCGAACGCAAAAGTTGAAATTCCCGCAAGAGAAGGCTGGTCTTCATTCCTCTTCACATTGCTGGGCGATGTGACAATTGAAGGTGAATATGTAAGTGAGAAGACAGCCGCAAAACTGGGAGATGGTGACAAGGTTGTTCTTAAGGCTGGAGAAAAGGGCGGAGAGTTCCTGTTCTACAGTGCACCGAGACTGAACGAGCCGGTTGCATGGTACGGACCGATCGTTATGAATACAAGAGATGAGCTGATCCAGGCGTTTGACGAACTTGAAGCAGGCACATTCATTAAGAAAACAGCAGATTACGATAATGCGTAA
- a CDS encoding alpha/beta fold hydrolase — MGDKPMNGVYIVFKILMWVLILLFAGDLILQTISYGFYKGNQKLAKTVFKPQKIQISEKLSGYGYNLSEDSDHLILCFGGSKYIAYNTVGMYSGYYGCPFLSVDYYGTQDSRGTMNLKTMQKSAENLFDWARQHYPGRKIVVIGHSYGCGMAAYLASVRNCSRLILVSGYRTSADMYNRILPFYWGFLQNFIKNNIRVDLYAKHTTCPVTVIGSDGDATFSAALQKKLANCYPNAEIKIFHKIKHEDYLTTPEVIAYIKAVIQWQ, encoded by the coding sequence ATGGGAGATAAGCCAATGAATGGGGTGTACATCGTTTTTAAAATTCTGATGTGGGTGTTGATTCTGCTCTTTGCCGGCGATTTGATTTTGCAGACCATTTCCTATGGGTTTTACAAAGGCAATCAAAAATTGGCCAAAACAGTTTTCAAACCGCAGAAAATTCAGATTTCAGAGAAATTGTCGGGATATGGATATAACCTCTCTGAAGATTCCGACCATCTGATCCTGTGCTTTGGCGGGTCAAAATATATTGCCTACAATACCGTCGGCATGTATTCGGGTTACTACGGCTGTCCCTTTCTTTCGGTCGATTATTACGGGACCCAGGACAGCAGGGGCACCATGAATCTGAAGACGATGCAGAAGTCGGCTGAGAATTTGTTCGACTGGGCCAGGCAGCATTATCCCGGCAGAAAAATCGTCGTCATAGGGCATAGCTACGGCTGCGGCATGGCGGCTTACCTCGCCAGCGTGCGCAACTGCAGCCGGCTGATTCTGGTCTCAGGCTACCGGACCAGCGCCGATATGTACAACAGGATTCTGCCATTTTACTGGGGCTTTCTGCAGAACTTTATCAAAAACAACATCCGGGTCGATTTGTACGCCAAGCACACCACCTGCCCGGTCACGGTCATCGGGTCCGATGGGGACGCCACCTTTTCTGCAGCACTGCAGAAAAAGCTAGCGAATTGCTATCCCAATGCCGAAATCAAAATTTTTCACAAGATCAAGCACGAAGATTATCTCACGACGCCGGAAGTCATCGCGTATATCAAAGCCGTTATCCAATGGCAATGA
- the guaA gene encoding glutamine-hydrolyzing GMP synthase, protein MTTKPSTGQQEKVVVLDFGGQYKQLIARRVRECQVYCEIHSYKTPIEKLKAMAPKGIILTGGPNSVFDKTSPTYEKALYELGIPILGICYGSQLMAYTLGGQVEKAPVSEYGRTDLAIDDSDSLLMQDVKTDTVCWMSHTDYIAAVPDGFKITAHTPHCPVAAMENPAKKLYAVQFHPEVVHTPEGKKILRNFLMNVCGCSGDWQMNTFVKDTVAALREKIGKDRVLLGLSGGVDSTVTAVLLSRAIGKQLTCVFVDHGLMRKDEGDEVEAVFGPKGSFDLNFIRVNAGETYFEKLKGVTDPEQKRKIIGALFVEIFGAEAKKLADEGGFKYMAQGTIYPDVVESGAGNGGAVIKSHHNVGGLPKEMVTELGFDETPIEPLRDLFKDEVRKVGLELGIPKHLVYRQPFPGPGLGIRVVGEVTPKKVKITQEADAIYREELEKAGIDMGKGQFFAALSNLRSVGVMGDDRTYDYAVVLRGVITSDFMTAEAADIPWPVLQICMNRIINEVEGVNRVMYDLTSKPPGTIELE, encoded by the coding sequence ATGACGACAAAACCATCGACAGGACAGCAGGAAAAGGTTGTCGTGTTGGATTTCGGCGGTCAGTACAAGCAGCTGATCGCCAGGCGCGTTCGGGAATGCCAGGTGTACTGCGAGATTCACTCGTACAAAACCCCGATCGAGAAGCTCAAGGCCATGGCGCCCAAGGGCATCATTCTCACTGGCGGACCGAACAGCGTTTTTGACAAAACTTCGCCGACTTATGAAAAGGCGCTGTACGAACTCGGCATTCCGATTTTGGGGATCTGCTACGGCTCCCAGCTCATGGCTTATACTTTGGGCGGCCAGGTGGAAAAAGCACCGGTGAGCGAATACGGCCGGACGGATCTCGCCATCGACGATTCGGACAGCCTTTTGATGCAGGACGTGAAGACCGATACGGTGTGCTGGATGAGCCACACGGATTACATCGCGGCGGTGCCGGACGGCTTTAAAATCACGGCCCACACGCCCCACTGCCCGGTGGCGGCGATGGAAAATCCGGCGAAGAAGCTTTACGCCGTTCAGTTCCATCCCGAAGTGGTTCACACCCCAGAAGGCAAGAAGATTCTGAGAAACTTTTTGATGAACGTCTGCGGCTGCTCCGGCGACTGGCAGATGAACACCTTTGTTAAAGATACGGTAGCTGCTTTAAGAGAAAAAATCGGCAAAGACCGGGTGCTTCTCGGCCTTTCAGGCGGGGTGGATTCCACGGTTACGGCCGTGCTGCTCTCCCGAGCCATCGGCAAACAGCTCACCTGTGTCTTTGTGGATCACGGTCTGATGCGCAAAGACGAAGGGGACGAAGTGGAAGCGGTGTTTGGCCCGAAGGGGTCTTTCGATCTGAACTTTATCCGAGTCAACGCCGGAGAAACCTATTTTGAAAAATTGAAGGGCGTTACCGATCCGGAACAGAAGCGCAAGATCATCGGTGCGCTGTTCGTCGAAATCTTCGGGGCGGAAGCGAAAAAGCTCGCCGACGAAGGCGGCTTTAAATACATGGCCCAGGGGACGATTTACCCGGACGTGGTGGAAAGCGGCGCCGGCAACGGCGGCGCGGTGATCAAGTCCCATCACAACGTCGGCGGCCTGCCGAAAGAAATGGTCACCGAGTTGGGATTTGACGAAACGCCGATTGAACCTCTCAGGGATCTCTTTAAAGACGAAGTCCGGAAAGTCGGCCTGGAACTGGGCATTCCCAAGCACCTCGTCTACCGCCAGCCCTTCCCGGGACCGGGACTGGGCATCCGCGTGGTCGGCGAAGTGACGCCGAAGAAAGTCAAAATCACCCAGGAAGCCGATGCCATTTACCGGGAAGAATTGGAAAAAGCCGGCATCGACATGGGCAAGGGGCAGTTCTTCGCCGCGCTCTCGAATTTAAGAAGCGTGGGCGTCATGGGAGACGACCGCACCTACGATTACGCCGTGGTGCTCCGAGGCGTGATCACCTCGGACTTCATGACCGCCGAAGCGGCGGATATTCCATGGCCGGTGCTCCAGATCTGCATGAACCGCATCATCAACGAAGTGGAAGGGGTCAACCGCGTCATGTACGACCTGACCTCCAAGCCGCCAGGAACCATTGAGCTCGAATAA
- a CDS encoding FAD-dependent oxidoreductase, producing the protein MIETQLSDQLKDHMTDVPRNFDVIVLGGGIVGITAAIEAGRAGYRTALIAGEFGGRYLSEAIPAGFYHENARFIRHCMRYRAHKGIVVGKVSLDMHRLILEKEEVMHQEAAKLRKQIEDAGVYFFAGAGRPLPNGMIDVKEEDGNLVRLTWKRLIVATGLKAQERETLKHYTEVVEDDAIYQFNQIPEEMTILGDGVRACEVASLFQTLGSRVSIVTDSSSVLKHLDAQIVGRLEEQMKRRGTKIYLKMRPVDIYKDSLKMTHIELASADAFAASEKAGSHPKTEHTVISSTIYVPTFYKGNLSGLSPLRLDIDDGFIVTDNFYRTSLKNVYAVGSVTGQCEMAYEGRIQAKTLIENLVAEDQGRPRQMLDVYQMPHFIHTFPEVASVGLTTQEASIEHEDIRVGLAPLGDEPGSLFSSNKQGFVKVIVDGKYHEILGVHIIGENACEFIAQVQALMIMEGTTMDLERIVHPIPSLSLALEEAFDQIEQ; encoded by the coding sequence ATGATAGAAACCCAATTATCAGATCAGTTAAAAGATCATATGACAGATGTGCCGAGAAACTTTGACGTCATCGTCTTAGGCGGCGGCATTGTCGGGATTACTGCGGCCATTGAAGCAGGACGTGCCGGCTACCGGACGGCCCTCATCGCCGGAGAATTTGGCGGGCGCTATTTAAGCGAAGCCATTCCGGCGGGATTTTATCATGAAAACGCCCGGTTTATCCGCCACTGCATGCGCTACCGTGCCCATAAAGGCATTGTCGTCGGCAAGGTTTCTCTGGATATGCACCGCCTGATTCTCGAAAAAGAAGAAGTGATGCATCAGGAAGCCGCCAAACTGCGCAAGCAGATCGAGGATGCCGGCGTCTATTTCTTCGCCGGTGCCGGACGGCCCCTGCCCAACGGGATGATCGACGTCAAGGAAGAAGACGGCAATCTGGTGCGCCTGACCTGGAAGCGCCTCATCGTTGCCACAGGGCTCAAGGCTCAGGAACGGGAAACCCTCAAGCATTATACCGAAGTGGTTGAAGATGATGCCATTTATCAATTTAATCAAATCCCAGAAGAAATGACGATTTTGGGAGACGGGGTCAGAGCCTGCGAAGTGGCCTCCCTTTTCCAGACCCTGGGCAGCCGTGTGTCGATTGTGACCGACAGCAGCTCGGTGCTCAAGCATCTCGATGCTCAGATCGTCGGGCGCCTCGAAGAACAGATGAAGCGCCGGGGGACAAAGATTTATCTCAAGATGCGTCCCGTGGACATTTACAAAGATTCCCTGAAGATGACCCACATTGAGCTGGCGTCTGCAGACGCTTTTGCGGCGTCTGAAAAGGCCGGTAGCCATCCCAAAACCGAACACACGGTGATTTCGTCGACCATTTACGTGCCGACGTTCTACAAAGGCAATTTGTCGGGCTTAAGTCCGCTGCGCCTGGACATCGATGACGGGTTCATTGTCACCGATAATTTTTACCGGACCTCTCTTAAGAACGTGTACGCCGTGGGCAGCGTTACCGGGCAGTGTGAAATGGCGTACGAAGGGCGGATTCAGGCCAAGACCTTAATCGAGAATCTGGTGGCGGAAGATCAGGGACGTCCGCGGCAGATGCTGGACGTCTACCAGATGCCCCATTTCATTCACACTTTCCCGGAAGTGGCCAGCGTCGGCCTCACCACCCAGGAAGCGTCCATCGAACACGAAGACATCCGGGTGGGTCTGGCGCCCCTCGGCGATGAGCCGGGCTCGCTTTTCAGCAGCAACAAACAGGGCTTTGTCAAGGTGATCGTGGACGGGAAGTATCACGAAATTTTAGGCGTGCACATCATCGGCGAAAACGCCTGCGAATTCATCGCCCAGGTACAGGCGCTGATGATCATGGAAGGGACGACCATGGACTTAGAACGCATTGTCCATCCCATTCCGAGCCTTTCCCTCGCTTTGGAAGAAGCCTTTGACCAGATTGAACAATAA
- a CDS encoding E3 binding domain-containing protein, protein MDDRRPKVTSDRLSLRNLGGHVRQNKQGGQVLPATPAARRYAAEKGVDLQELSEIGRERRITEHDIDVFLEKKKIFEKRAQNGRRQEVQETLDQPEEPTIKPEKDDKTEASEDVAEQAAEPETAEETAPQSEDKDKAKEKETGPDEAQNPKAQQSSASPKTSPKVSEVFHLEDLDSDAEHFLSVTPLARALAEEHHVDLKELAPGSGPNGRIVRYDVRQWLKAHGEDGADQKAKGPSRAKAVSPEKPADAPKPEAAQSEPEKTEVKAAPEPVQTTQSPKGADAVTHDPVAARIFRTIQKNMTAAPKSSEPERPKREVIEASAKAEQAMPEGDKPDPYAKAGQEDPDDALALGPFSLVVMVDVTRIHDYCWAQVETASGDDVDLVDHIVAAAARSLSLHPKVSAGGTEIALMTLSERKGLICTPGFEMSDRPTPKEVAVKRRALIQAVEEDQAAVPGEGIGLHVMALGQGIGLNYICDKQRAPILAVGGVRREMQMGGIHYTVPLTLSQKRGTSNVAASVAFLNTLKTFLENPDTLFQMEAGGGK, encoded by the coding sequence ATGGACGACCGCAGGCCAAAGGTGACAAGTGACCGTTTGTCGCTCAGAAATTTAGGCGGCCACGTCCGCCAGAACAAACAGGGCGGCCAGGTGCTGCCCGCGACGCCGGCCGCGCGGCGCTACGCGGCAGAAAAAGGCGTGGATCTTCAGGAACTCTCCGAAATCGGCAGAGAACGGAGAATCACAGAACATGACATCGATGTTTTTCTGGAAAAGAAAAAGATTTTTGAAAAACGGGCCCAGAACGGCCGCCGTCAGGAAGTTCAGGAAACCCTGGATCAGCCGGAAGAGCCGACCATAAAGCCTGAAAAAGATGATAAGACTGAAGCATCCGAAGATGTGGCAGAACAGGCCGCTGAACCTGAAACAGCCGAAGAAACTGCGCCTCAGTCTGAAGACAAAGATAAAGCAAAAGAAAAAGAAACAGGACCTGATGAAGCGCAGAATCCGAAAGCACAGCAGAGCTCTGCGTCTCCCAAAACATCGCCGAAGGTGTCAGAAGTCTTTCATCTGGAAGATCTCGATTCCGATGCCGAACATTTTTTGAGCGTGACCCCGTTGGCCAGAGCTCTCGCGGAAGAACACCATGTCGACCTCAAAGAGCTGGCGCCTGGCAGCGGCCCCAACGGCCGCATCGTGCGCTACGACGTCAGACAGTGGCTCAAGGCCCACGGAGAAGACGGCGCGGATCAGAAAGCAAAAGGGCCTTCAAGAGCGAAGGCCGTTTCACCTGAGAAACCGGCAGATGCCCCTAAGCCTGAGGCCGCTCAATCAGAACCCGAAAAAACAGAAGTTAAAGCAGCGCCGGAGCCGGTTCAGACGACACAGTCGCCGAAGGGCGCAGACGCGGTAACCCATGATCCGGTCGCGGCGCGGATTTTCCGGACCATTCAGAAAAACATGACCGCTGCGCCTAAAAGCAGTGAACCGGAACGCCCCAAGCGGGAAGTGATCGAAGCGTCGGCGAAGGCCGAACAGGCGATGCCGGAAGGCGACAAGCCGGATCCCTACGCGAAGGCCGGCCAGGAAGATCCAGACGATGCGCTGGCCCTCGGTCCGTTTTCTCTGGTGGTGATGGTGGACGTCACGCGGATTCACGATTACTGCTGGGCCCAGGTCGAAACCGCCAGCGGCGACGATGTAGATCTGGTGGACCACATCGTGGCGGCGGCGGCCCGTTCACTTTCGCTGCATCCGAAAGTCAGCGCCGGCGGCACGGAAATTGCCCTGATGACCCTGAGCGAACGCAAAGGACTGATCTGTACGCCTGGATTTGAAATGAGCGATCGTCCGACGCCGAAAGAAGTCGCGGTCAAGCGCCGCGCTCTGATTCAGGCTGTGGAAGAAGATCAGGCGGCCGTTCCCGGTGAAGGGATCGGGCTCCACGTCATGGCCTTAGGCCAGGGCATTGGCCTGAATTATATCTGCGACAAGCAGCGGGCGCCGATTTTGGCGGTCGGCGGCGTGCGCAGGGAAATGCAGATGGGCGGCATTCATTACACTGTGCCCCTGACCCTTTCCCAGAAGCGGGGCACTTCCAATGTCGCGGCATCGGTGGCCTTCTTGAACACGCTGAAGACATTTTTGGAAAATCCGGATACGCTCTTTCAAATGGAAGCAGGGGGAGGAAAATGA
- a CDS encoding alpha-ketoacid dehydrogenase subunit beta, with product MEIKELSFKEAMRQALQEEMKADPLVVVMGQDVRKNGGSLGITLGLEEQFGEDQLMDTPSSEQAVIGTAAGAAMTGLRPVVELASMDQALLAFGELVHGAARPFYWSRGKEKVPMTVIVPIGGGDWPQNGQALENLFAHISGLKVVEPSNAAQGKGLLKAAIRDDNPVVFLVNRDLLNIKSQVPVEDSYILPLGKSYTERKGGSVTIVAWGAALVSVLEAAVVLDQDGVRAEVINPMTLSPLDMDPIFQSVKKTGHLLIVHDENKTGGMGAEISASVAESQVFDYLEAPIFRLCGLDVPMPYSKGLEDVMTPKAEDVIQSVYDLLGVD from the coding sequence GTGGAAATTAAAGAATTATCTTTCAAAGAAGCAATGCGCCAGGCACTGCAGGAAGAAATGAAAGCAGATCCGCTGGTTGTGGTCATGGGACAGGATGTCCGCAAAAACGGCGGCAGCCTCGGCATTACCCTTGGGCTTGAAGAACAATTTGGCGAAGATCAGCTGATGGACACGCCGTCATCGGAACAGGCCGTCATCGGGACCGCTGCCGGAGCCGCTATGACCGGCCTCCGTCCGGTGGTTGAACTGGCTTCAATGGATCAGGCGCTTCTGGCTTTTGGCGAACTCGTCCACGGAGCGGCCAGACCTTTCTACTGGTCCAGAGGCAAAGAAAAGGTGCCCATGACCGTCATTGTGCCCATCGGCGGCGGCGACTGGCCCCAGAACGGTCAGGCGCTGGAAAATCTTTTTGCCCATATTTCGGGACTCAAAGTGGTCGAACCGTCCAATGCAGCTCAGGGCAAGGGCCTGCTCAAAGCCGCCATCCGCGACGACAATCCGGTGGTCTTTCTTGTCAACCGGGATCTTTTGAACATCAAGTCCCAGGTCCCTGTTGAAGACAGCTATATTCTGCCCCTTGGCAAATCCTATACCGAACGCAAGGGCGGCAGCGTCACCATCGTGGCCTGGGGCGCGGCACTGGTTTCCGTGCTGGAAGCGGCCGTCGTTTTGGATCAGGACGGGGTGCGTGCCGAAGTCATCAACCCGATGACCTTGTCGCCTCTGGACATGGACCCGATTTTCCAGTCTGTGAAGAAAACCGGACACCTGCTCATCGTGCACGATGAAAACAAAACCGGCGGCATGGGGGCGGAAATTTCGGCTTCCGTTGCGGAAAGCCAGGTCTTCGATTATCTCGAAGCGCCGATTTTCAGACTGTGCGGCCTCGATGTGCCGATGCCTTACAGCAAAGGGCTGGAAGATGTGATGACCCCGAAGGCCGAAGACGTCATTCAGTCCGTCTATGATCTCCTGGGGGTCGATTGA
- a CDS encoding thiamine pyrophosphate-dependent dehydrogenase E1 component subunit alpha translates to MKYTEELLATMYYRMYQARFFEETLKSSSVSEKINGVSHLSIGQEATAVGACMAMNQDDEIVMSFRNHAQAIASGMEIKGMMAEVMGKESGINGGLSGSAHLSDVSVHNLGTSPAPGAAYPIACGAALTQQKKKTGQVVLCFGGDGTLDEGLFGESLNLAALWKLPVIFVIENNFFSGATAIEHHFAPKSVAALAASYGIPAVTVDGNDVIAVHSAVTKARAKTADGEGPFVVEAQTYRLCGYDTNDLQLYRSVDEQKIWQQHDPINLFTTTLIQDYQMDQAVLEQLKENATRSVKDALDYAENASDPSMNDALTPVYAK, encoded by the coding sequence ATGAAGTATACAGAAGAATTGCTGGCAACGATGTATTATCGTATGTATCAGGCGCGCTTTTTTGAAGAGACTTTGAAGTCGTCAAGTGTTTCGGAAAAAATCAACGGCGTTTCCCATTTATCGATCGGTCAGGAAGCGACGGCGGTAGGCGCCTGCATGGCCATGAACCAGGATGACGAGATCGTGATGAGCTTCAGAAACCACGCCCAGGCCATCGCCTCCGGCATGGAAATCAAGGGGATGATGGCAGAAGTCATGGGCAAGGAATCGGGCATCAACGGCGGCTTGTCCGGGTCGGCTCATTTGTCTGATGTCTCAGTGCATAATTTAGGCACCAGTCCGGCGCCGGGCGCGGCATATCCCATTGCCTGCGGGGCGGCGCTCACACAGCAGAAAAAGAAAACGGGTCAGGTGGTGCTCTGCTTTGGCGGGGACGGAACACTGGATGAAGGTCTGTTTGGCGAATCTTTGAACCTGGCTGCACTTTGGAAACTCCCCGTTATTTTTGTGATCGAAAATAATTTCTTCAGCGGCGCCACGGCGATTGAACATCATTTCGCACCGAAGTCCGTTGCGGCGCTGGCGGCGAGCTACGGCATCCCGGCGGTGACGGTCGACGGCAACGACGTGATCGCGGTTCACAGCGCCGTCACCAAGGCGAGAGCGAAAACCGCAGACGGCGAAGGACCCTTTGTCGTCGAAGCGCAGACCTACCGTCTCTGCGGTTACGATACCAATGATCTTCAGCTCTACCGCAGTGTCGACGAACAGAAGATCTGGCAGCAGCACGATCCCATCAACCTCTTTACAACAACTTTGATTCAGGACTATCAAATGGATCAGGCCGTGCTGGAACAGCTCAAGGAAAATGCAACGCGGAGCGTCAAGGACGCCCTGGATTACGCGGAAAACGCCTCTGATCCGTCGATGAACGATGCGCTGACACCGGTCTATGCGAAATAA
- the ispD gene encoding 2-C-methyl-D-erythritol 4-phosphate cytidylyltransferase, with the protein MKFKPSEGKPFVSAVIPAAGRGRRMGAKINKQFMKLKGAPVLYWTIRAFDRCDAVDEIVVVLHPDEKSTFQREIFSPYAFDHPIKMVPGGETRSASVYNGLKGVDPRCGVVLIHDGARPLIQNQLILDCIESAVRHRAAIAAVPAKNTIKSVRAIPDEPGGLEVDRTLDRSTLYEIQTPQAFDYHLILEAYQRAADRHLEATDDAALVESMGQPVAIVPGAYQNIKITTAEDLKVVDGLISFFNS; encoded by the coding sequence TTGAAATTTAAGCCATCGGAAGGGAAGCCCTTTGTTTCGGCGGTCATTCCCGCTGCCGGCCGTGGGCGGCGCATGGGGGCGAAAATCAACAAGCAGTTTATGAAGCTCAAGGGCGCGCCTGTTTTGTATTGGACCATACGCGCCTTTGACCGGTGTGATGCAGTGGATGAGATCGTCGTCGTCTTGCATCCCGATGAAAAATCAACTTTTCAGCGGGAGATTTTTTCGCCCTATGCCTTTGATCATCCGATAAAAATGGTGCCTGGGGGTGAAACCCGGAGCGCTTCGGTGTACAATGGACTTAAGGGCGTCGATCCCCGGTGCGGTGTCGTGCTGATTCACGACGGCGCGCGGCCGCTGATCCAGAATCAGCTGATTCTGGACTGCATCGAAAGTGCGGTGCGCCATCGGGCGGCCATCGCAGCGGTTCCGGCTAAAAACACCATTAAATCAGTGAGGGCGATTCCGGATGAACCGGGAGGGCTTGAAGTTGACCGCACCCTTGACCGCAGCACCCTGTATGAAATCCAGACGCCCCAGGCGTTTGACTATCATTTGATTTTAGAGGCGTATCAGCGGGCTGCCGACAGGCATCTGGAAGCGACGGATGACGCCGCCCTTGTGGAAAGCATGGGGCAGCCGGTGGCCATCGTTCCCGGAGCGTATCAAAACATTAAAATTACAACCGCAGAGGATTTAAAAGTCGTCGACGGGTTGATATCTTTTTTTAACTCATGA